One Belonocnema kinseyi isolate 2016_QV_RU_SX_M_011 chromosome 6, B_treatae_v1, whole genome shotgun sequence genomic region harbors:
- the LOC117174179 gene encoding ATP-binding cassette sub-family B member 10, mitochondrial-like, with the protein MTLLYKCVINNAIIQKPSRICLSYSCLFRSIHLSRRKCVLPGLRHYSADTINARVGDKTKNIVFRKKSKSELRRLFILAAPEKWRLTSAVAFLIVSSTVTMAVPFCLGKIIDIIYTADREKTKENLSRVSLALLGIFLVGAICNFSRIYLMSTSGHRITQSLRKKVYAAILSQETAMFDTVSTGELVGRLTGDAQLVSYAVTSNISDGLRSTIMTTAGISMMFYVSPQLALVGLSVVPPVVGLAIIYGRFVKRISKDVQDSLASLNTTAEERISNIRTVKSFAQEVNEIEKYSKKLQELLEICYKESFFRGIFYGMTGLSGNVIILSVLYYGGVMLSDATITVGNLSAFLLYAGYVGISLSGLSSFYSELNKALGASTRLFELIDRQPLIPIQGGKVLDKHLSGEVNFQNIRFAYPARKESLILKDFNLQLPKSSITAIVGPSGSGKSTLALLLLRLYDPNEGSILLDGHDLRELDPIWVKSFVTVVPQEPVLFNGTIQDNITYGTEISCEDEVIQASKAANVLEFVEKLSNGLDTMVGERGITLSGGQRQRVAIARALIKNPKILILDEATSALDAESEHLVQEALERASRGRTVLTIAHRLSTIKNADKIAVLNQGRIVETGTYDELMTLQEGFFKKLVKHQAFS; encoded by the exons ATGACACTGCTCTataaatgtgttattaacaaCGCAATAATTCAAAAACCTAGTCGAATATGTCTGAGTTACTCGTGCCTTTTCCGTTCGATTCACCTTTCGAGACGAAAATGTGTCTTGCCTGGTTTGAGACATTATTCAGCAGATACAATCAACGCAAGAGTTGgagataaaacaaaaaatattgtctttcGTAAAAAGAGTAAGTCTGAACTGAGGAGACTCTTCATTTTAGCAGCACCTGAGAAATGGAGACTTACAAGTGCTGTGGCTTTTTTAATCGTATCTTCCACTGTAACAATGGCAGTTCCATTCTGTTTGGGGAAGATTATTGACATCATTTATACTGCTGATCGGGAAAAAACTAAGGAAAATTTAAGTCGAGTAAGTCTCGCTTTATTAGGAATATTTTTGGTTGGTGCAATATGTAATTTTAGTCGAATATACCTCATGTCCACCTCAGGACACAGAATCACTCAAAGcctgagaaaaaaagtttatgcTGCCATTCTTAGTCAAGAAACTGCAATGTTTGATACAGTGAGCACTGGAGAACTAGTTGGAAGATTGACAG gagatGCCCAACTCGTTAGTTATGCTGTAACTAGCAACATATCAGACGGGTTGCGCTCTACCATAATGACAACGGCTGGGATATCGATGATGTTCTACGTGTCTCCGCAATTGGCACTGGTAGGTTTATCAGTCGTACCTCCGGTCGTTGGTTTGGCCATTATTTACGGTAGATTTGTgaagagaatttcaaaagatgtgCAGGACAGTTTAGCCTCCCTGAATACCACTGCGGAAGAAAGGATTAGCAACATAAGAACAGTCAAGTCATTCGCGCAAGAAGTCAATGAAATCGAAAAGTACTCCAAGAAATTGCAGGAATTGCTGGAAATTTGTTACAAAGAGAGTTTTTTTAGAGGAATATTTTATGGAATGACCGGTCTTTCTGGCAATGTAATAATTCTCTCTGTTCTCTATTACGGTGGTGTTATGTTGTCTGATGCGACAATTACTGTCGGAAATCTCAGTGCTTTCCTGCTGTACGCAGGATACGTGGGAATCTCTCTCAGCGGTCTTTCGAGTTTCTACTCGGAACTGAACAAGGCTCTTGGCGCGAGTACGCGTCTTTTCGAATTAATCGATCGGCAACCTCTAATTCCGATTCAAGGTGGAAAAGTTTTAGACAAACATTTGTCCGGAGAAGtgaactttcaaaatattagatTCGCTTATCCAGCGAGGAAGGAATCGCTGATCTTGAAAGACTTCAATTTACAGTTACCCAAGTCTTCGATAACAGCAATCGTTGGTCCATCTGGCTCAGGAAAATCGACGTTAGCTCTGCTGCTTCTGAGGCTCTATGATCCGAATGAGGGGTCTATTTTACTAGATGGTCATGATTTGAGAGAATTAGATCCTATTTGGGTAAAAAGTTTCGTCACAGTTGTTCCCCAGGAACCAGTTCTCTTCAATGGAACGATACAAGATAATATAACCTATGGAACAGAGATCTCGTGCGAGGATGAGGTAATTCAGGCATCAAAGGCTGCGAATGTTCTTgagtttgtagaaaaattatcaaatggcTTAGACACAATGGTAGGAGAGAGGGGGATTACTCTTAGCGGTGGACAAAGACAACGAGTCGCTATTGCGAGAGCTTTAATTAAG aatccaAAGATTCTAATCCTGGACGAAGCGACGAGTGCCTTGGATGCAGAGAGCGAACACTTGGTACAGGAAGCCTTGGAGCGAGCATCCCGGGGAAGGACGGTATTGACGATAGCACACAGACTTAGTACAATAAAAAATGCGGACAAGATAGCCGTCTTGAATCAAGGTCGAATAGTGGAAACAGGAACGTACGACGAGCTAATGACACTCCAGgagggatttttcaaaaaattggtcaaGCATCAAGCTTTCAGTTAG